A region of the Prochlorococcus marinus XMU1402 genome:
ACAATTAAAGTAAATTCATTAAAAACTTTTGCTCAAGGAGGTAATTCAACAAAAAAATTAAAAAGAATTTTAAGAGCAACTGGATCTAAAGATAAAGAAATTAGATCGGTATTAAATAAAAATTTTGAGATCCCTATTACGATTGCAAGTAAATTGGTAAATTCAGAAATAGGTAATGTTTTTTTAACAAGACTTTCATCGGTAATTCACACTCCAAGAGCAGATGATGAAAAGACAGGTATGCTAGCCCTTAGGGCAAGTGTAATTCAAGGTATTAAAATAGGAAATGGAAAAATAAATATGATAAATTTTTTTGAAGGATATCCAACTAAAACAATTATTTTAGATGTCAACGCTTTAAGCAAAGTTATGAATAAAGTAGAATCCATTTCAGAACTATTAAACTTTTTTACAGATTCTCCTATAGAAAAAATCAAAACAAATTAAATAGCCATGGTGTTTTTAAATAAAATCAAGAATAAATTAGGTATCAATTACAGAAAAAAAAGATGGCCAGGTCTAATTGATGCTTATAAACAATATCTTCCAGTTACAAAAAAAACTCCTATCATCTCACTAAACGAAGGAAATACACCACTAATTTTTAGTGACTCGATTAGCAAACTAATCGGAAATGATACAAAAGTTTTTCTTAAATATGATGGTCTAAACCCAACAGGATCTTTTAAAGACCGGGGAATGACGATGGCCATAAGTAAAGCAAAAGAAGAGGGACGTGAAGCTGTAATTTGTGCAAGCACTGGTAACACTTCTGCAGCAGCAGCAGCATATGCTTCTAGAGGAGGATTAAAACCTTACGTTTTAATCCCTGAGGGATTTGTTGCACAAGGAAAGCTTGCACAAGCTTTGATGTATGGTGCTGAAATAATATCTATTAATGGAAACTTTGATAAAGCTTTAGAAATTGTAAGAGATTTATCTGCGATACATCCAATAGAACTTGTTAATTCTGTTAATCCATATCGAATACAAGGTCAAAAAACAGCAGCTTTTGAAATTGTTGATGACTTAGGTTTTGCACCTGATTGGCTTTGTATTCCAATGGGAAATGCGGGAAATATAACAGCTTATTGGATGGGTTTTAAAGAATATTCAACAGTAAAAAGAAATTTAAAATTACCACTTATGATGGGTTTTCAATCTGAAGGTTCTGCCCCGTTAGTAAAAAATATAGTAGTCA
Encoded here:
- the thrC gene encoding threonine synthase, with the translated sequence MVFLNKIKNKLGINYRKKRWPGLIDAYKQYLPVTKKTPIISLNEGNTPLIFSDSISKLIGNDTKVFLKYDGLNPTGSFKDRGMTMAISKAKEEGREAVICASTGNTSAAAAAYASRGGLKPYVLIPEGFVAQGKLAQALMYGAEIISINGNFDKALEIVRDLSAIHPIELVNSVNPYRIQGQKTAAFEIVDDLGFAPDWLCIPMGNAGNITAYWMGFKEYSTVKRNLKLPLMMGFQSEGSAPLVKNIVVKNPETIATAIRIGNPVNREKAKIVRKESKGDFQSVSDEEIINAYKVLAKEGVFCEPASAASIAGLIKNKNRIQKESTIVCVLTGNGLKDPDCAIENNDAIFRKNVEPSLKNITKILGY
- a CDS encoding alpha/beta hydrolase; amino-acid sequence: MKFSKYLIIKLFFIFISSQFLFNVSKANAAEEIKITYSIFSRTIKVNSLKTFAQGGNSTKKLKRILRATGSKDKEIRSVLNKNFEIPITIASKLVNSEIGNVFLTRLSSVIHTPRADDEKTGMLALRASVIQGIKIGNGKINMINFFEGYPTKTIILDVNALSKVMNKVESISELLNFFTDSPIEKIKTN